From Patulibacter sp. SYSU D01012:
GTAGAGGTCGTGGAAGCGGGCGTCGATCTCGACGCGGCGCTCCGGGGTGGCGGTGACCATCTCGGCCATCGCGTCGCCGACGAGGTGGCTGGCGACGCAGATGCCCCCGGCGCCGCCCATGTCGAGGACGCGGGCGAGGATGTCGTCGTTGCCCGCGTAGACGTCGAGGCCGTCGATCAGCTGCAGGTCGGCGTCGTTGGCCTGCTTGACGGCGTCGACGTGCTCGATCTGGGCGAGCTCGGCGAGGAGCTCGTTGTCCATGTTCACCGTCGTGCGCGACGGGATGTTGTAGAGGACGATCGGCTTGTCCGTGGCGGCCGCGACGGTGCGGTAGTGCTGCACCATGCCGCGGCGGTTCGGGCGGTTGTAGTAGCCGACGACCGCCAGGGTCGCGTCGACGCCGAGCTCGGTCGCCTTCTCCGTCAGGTGGATCGCGTGGCGGGTGTCGTTGGACCCCGCGTTGGCGATGATCGTCGTGCCGGCGGGCTTCTCGCGGACGGCCAGGTCGACGAGGGCCAGGTGCTCCTCGTCGCTCAGCGTCGAGCCCTCGCCCGTCGACCCGGCGACGACGAAGCCGTCGGAGCCGTGGTCCGCCAGGTGGTGCAGGAGACGGACGAACGCCGCCTCGTCGACGCGGTAGGCGTCGTCGAACGGCGTGACGATCGCGGTGATGATCCTCCCGAGCCCGGACACTCCACCCATCCTCCCAGAGGCGCGCGTCCGGTGCGTGATGGCGCTCCGCCGTCGCAGGTTCGGCACGCCGCGCGGGCGTTGCGCTCCGCCGGCCCGCCGGGGCGGGCGGTACCGTCGTGGGGTGCAGGGCGGTCGCGACGAGGAGACGCTGGAGCTCGAGGTCGTCGGGGTCCGCTTCCGCAGCGACGACGGGGCCTTCGCCGTGATCGACGCGATGGCGGCGGACGAACAGGGCACCCCGCTGGGGCACGAGGTCGTCGTCGGGCCCGTCGGGCACCTGGACCCCGGCGACCGAGTGCTCGCCTCGGGCCAGCGCCAGGCGCACCCGAAGCACGGCGAGCGGTTCCGCGTCCACACGCTGCGCACCGTCGCCCCCACGGACGACGAGGCGGTCTCGCGGGTGCTGCAGCGGGTGCCGGGCGTCGGGCCGAAGGCCGCCGACGCGCTGCTCGAGCGCTTCGGCGACGAGCTGCTGGAGCGGCTCGACCGCGACCCGCGCGACGTCCTGCGCCGGGTCAAGGGCCTGTCGGGCGACAAGCTGACCGAGGCCGTGGAGGCCTGGCGCAGCGAGGCCGGGCCGCGGGCCGTCCGCCTGCTGCTCGAGCGCCACGGGCTCGACGCCGCGACGATCGGCCGCGTCATCCGCGCGCTCGGCGACGAGCCGGACGTCGGGCTGCTGCGCTCGGACCCCTACCGCCTGACCACGCGCTCGGGCATCGGCTTCCCCACCGCCGACGCGATCGCCCTCGCGCTCGGCGAGGACCCCGGCAGCGACGACCGCCGGCGTGCCGCGACCCTGCACGCGCTCGAGCTCGCGGAGGGCGACGGTCACTGCCACCTCCCCCACGACGAGCTCGTCCGCCGGACGGTCCGCCTGCTCGCCGGCCGCGACGCGCGCGGACCCGCCGGCGCGGCGCTCGGCCCGGGCGTCGCGGCCGCGCTCGAGGGCCTGATCGCCGACCACGCCGTCGTCGACCGCGAGGGCCGCGTGGCCACGCTCGAGCTCGACCAGGACGAGGAGCTGCTCGCCGAGCTCGTCGCCCGGATGGCCACGGACCCGCCGGCGCTGCGGGTCGACGTGCCCGACGCGCCGCCGACGGCCGAGGACGGCGGGCCGGTCCCGAGCGACGAGCAGTGGACGGCCGTCGCGCAGGCGTGCGGGCGGCGGCTGTCGATCCTCACCGGCGGACCGGGCACGGGCAAGACCCAGACGATGCGGGCCCTCGTCCGCGTGCTGCGCGACGCGGGCACCGACGTCCTGCTCTGCGCGCCGACCGGCAAGGCCGCGCGGCGGCTGGCCGAGGCCACGGGCGCGAAGGCGACGACGATCCACCGCCTGCTCGGGTTCGTCCCCGGCGAGGGGTTCGCGCACGACGAGGACGACCCGATCCCGAGCGCCGGGATGCTCGTCGTCGACGAGGCGTCCATGCTGCCGCTCGACCTGGCGGTCGCGCTGCTGCGGGCGGTCGGCTCCGACACCCACGTGCTGCTCGTCGGCGACGTCGACCAGCTCGCGCCGGTCGGGCCCGGCCGGGTGCTGCAGGACCTGCTCGAGTCCGAGCTGGTGCCCGCGGTGCGGCTGTCCCGCATCTTCCGGCAGGCCGAGCGCTCGCTCATCGTCCGCTCGGCCCACGCCATGAACCGCGGCGAGCCGCCCGTGGTGCGCCCCGGCCCGGACGACGTGCGGGACTTCTTCTTCATCGACCGCCTCGACGCCGGGGCCGCGGCCGACGAGGTCGTGTCGCTCGCCACGCGCCGGCTGCCCGCCCACTACGGCGTCGACGCCGTCGGGGGCGTGCAGGTGCTCGCGCCGCAGCGCCGCGGGGCGTGCGGCGTCGAGACCCTGAACGGACGGATGCGCGAGCTGCTCAACCCCGGCGGCGCGCAGGCGAAGGGCAGCCCGCTGCGCCAGGGCGACCGCGTCATGCAGACGCGCAACGACCACGAGGCCGAGATCATGAACGGCGAGCTCGGCATGCTCGTGCGGGTCGACGGCGACGACGTGCAGCTGCGGATGGACGACGGCCGCGTCGTGCGCCTGCCCGCCGTGCGGCTGGACACGTGGGAGCTCGCCTACGCCTGCACGGTCCACAAGGCGCAGGGCTCGAGCGTCCCCGTCGCCGTCGTGCCCGTGGTCGGCGAGCACCGCCACATGCTGACCCGCAACCTGCTCTACACGGCCGTCACCCGCGCCGAGAAGGCGTGCGTGATGGTCGGCGACAAGGCCGCCGTCATGGCCGCGCTGCGGCGGGTGGACGGCGCCACCCGCTACACCGCGCTGCCCGCGCGGATCCGGGCGGCGCTCGACGCGGCCGCGTGACGGTCAGCCCAACGGCTTGCGCAGGACGACGAACTCCAGGTCGTCGCGCCGGGGGCGTCCGAAGCGCTCGTCGTCGTACGGGAACGGCTCCCGCTCGCCCGTCGGCGCGTAGCCCTTGCGGGCGTACCACGCCAGCAGCTCCGTCCGCTGGACGAGGACCGTCATCTCGAGCGCCGTGGCGGCCCAGCGCTCGCGGACGTACGCCTCGCCGGCCGCCAGGAGCCGGCCGCCCGCGCCGCCGCCCTGGCGGGCGGGGTCGACGGCGAAGAGCCCCAGCCGGCAGCGGCCGTCCGGGCGCCGCGCGACGTGGCAGCAGCCCGTCGGCGCGCCCCGCTCGCCCAGGACGAGCACCACGCCGTGCGTCTGCACGAGGTGGCCGCGCAGCATGTCGACGTCGGTCCGCTGGCCGTCGAGCAGGTCCGCCTCCGTCGTCCACCCCGCGCGGCTGGCGTCGCCGCGGTAGGCGGACTCCACGAGCGGGAGGAGCGCGGGCAGGTCGCCGATGCCGGCGACGCGGACGCGAGCGGGGGCCGTGGGGGCGGCCATGGCTCAGTCGGCGAAGAGCAGGCGGTCCAGGCCGACCGTCGGTGAGGACGGCAGGTCCGCCACGCGCCGCACGGCGAGCACGACGCCGGGCATGAACGACGAGCGGTCGAGCGAGTCGTGGCGGATCGTCAGGGTCTCCCCCGTGCCGCCGAGGACGACCTCCTGGTGGGCGACCAGGCCGGGCAGCCGGACGGAGTGGATCGGCGGCACGGTCCCGGTCGCCGCGGCGATCAGCTCGGCGGTGTGCTTGGCGGTGCCCGACGGCGCGTCGAGCTTCTTGTCGTGGTGCAGCTCGATGATCTCCGCGCGCTGCATGTGGCGGGCGGCCTCGGTGGACAGGCGCATCATGAGCACGGCGCCGATCGCGAAGTTCGGCCCGTAGAAGACGTTCGCCCCGGTGCGGCCCTCCAGCTCGGAGATGTCGAAGCCCGAGGTGCCGATGACGACGTGCACGCCCGCCTCCAGGCACGCGATCGCGTTGGGGAGCGCCTGGTCCGGCCGGGTGAAGTCGACGACGACGTCGGCGTCCGGCAGCACGTCCGCCAGCGTCGTCTCCAGGGCGGGGTCGGCGCGGCCGGTCAGGGTCAGGCCGTCGGCGGCCTCGACCGCCTCGCACACGGTCCGGCCCATGCGGCCGGCGGCCCCGGCGACGGCTACGCGGATGTCGCTGCTCATCCGGCCATCGTCGCACGGCGCGGGAGCGCGGGACGCCCGGTCCGGGGCGGACGGCGGCGCCGGTCCGCCCCGGCGCGCTCGCGCGGGCGGGCCGGCGCGGCCCGGCTCAGGCGCCGGCCAGGTGCGCGGCGACCGGCGCCAGCGCGGCGCGGAAGTCCGCCTCGCTGGGCCCGACCCCGGCCGCGGAGAGGCCCGCGGGCGCGTACAGCTCGCGGGCCATCGTCCGCACGTCCTCCGCGGTCACCGCGTCGATGAGGGCGGCGACCTCGTGCGGCTCGCGCAGCGGCAGGTCGTGCAGGACGCTGCGGCCCAGCACGTGCATCCGCGCCTGGGTGGACTCCAGGCCCAGCAGCACCCGGGCCCGCGCGTTCTGCTTCGCGCGGTCGAGCTCGTCGTCGCCGACGAGCTCCGCCTGCACGCGCGCCAGCTCGGCCGCGACGATCTCGAGCGCCTCCGCCAGGTTCTCGACGCGGGTGCCCAGGTAGACCCCGGCCATCCCGCCGCCGCGGTGCTGGTCGTCGAACGTCGACACCGCGTACGCCAGGCCGCGGTCCTCGCGCACGGCCCGGAAGAGCCGCGACGACGGCGTGCCGCCCAGGATCGTGTCCAGCACGCGCAGGACGTAGCGGCGCTCGTCGCCCAGCGCGGGCCCTCGGCCGGCGATCGCCAGCTGCACCTGCTCCGTCTCGCGCTCGCGGAAGAGCACGGCGGGCGGCGTCGCCGGCGCGGCCCCGGGGTCGTGCGCGTCGGCGGGCTGCGCCGGGTCGTCGGCGGGCACCGCGGCGGCCGCGAGCGCGCACAGGCGCTCGTGGTCGACGGCCCCGGCGGCGGCCACGACGATCCGCTCCGGGCGGTAGCGCCCGGCGTAGAAGCCGCGCAGCGCGTCCCCGTCCGTCGTCGCGACGACGTCGGGGAAGCCGATGACCGGGCGGCCGAGCGCGTGGCCGCCGAAGACGGCCTGCGGCAGCAGCTCGAAGACGAGCTCCTCCGGGTCGTCCTCGATCATCGCGATCTCCTCGAGCACGATCCGACGCTCGAGCGCCAGGTCGTCGTCCTCCAGGAGCGGCGC
This genomic window contains:
- a CDS encoding dihydrodipicolinate reductase C-terminal domain-containing protein; this translates as MSSDIRVAVAGAAGRMGRTVCEAVEAADGLTLTGRADPALETTLADVLPDADVVVDFTRPDQALPNAIACLEAGVHVVIGTSGFDISELEGRTGANVFYGPNFAIGAVLMMRLSTEAARHMQRAEIIELHHDKKLDAPSGTAKHTAELIAAATGTVPPIHSVRLPGLVAHQEVVLGGTGETLTIRHDSLDRSSFMPGVVLAVRRVADLPSSPTVGLDRLLFAD
- a CDS encoding AAA family ATPase codes for the protein MQGGRDEETLELEVVGVRFRSDDGAFAVIDAMAADEQGTPLGHEVVVGPVGHLDPGDRVLASGQRQAHPKHGERFRVHTLRTVAPTDDEAVSRVLQRVPGVGPKAADALLERFGDELLERLDRDPRDVLRRVKGLSGDKLTEAVEAWRSEAGPRAVRLLLERHGLDAATIGRVIRALGDEPDVGLLRSDPYRLTTRSGIGFPTADAIALALGEDPGSDDRRRAATLHALELAEGDGHCHLPHDELVRRTVRLLAGRDARGPAGAALGPGVAAALEGLIADHAVVDREGRVATLELDQDEELLAELVARMATDPPALRVDVPDAPPTAEDGGPVPSDEQWTAVAQACGRRLSILTGGPGTGKTQTMRALVRVLRDAGTDVLLCAPTGKAARRLAEATGAKATTIHRLLGFVPGEGFAHDEDDPIPSAGMLVVDEASMLPLDLAVALLRAVGSDTHVLLVGDVDQLAPVGPGRVLQDLLESELVPAVRLSRIFRQAERSLIVRSAHAMNRGEPPVVRPGPDDVRDFFFIDRLDAGAAADEVVSLATRRLPAHYGVDAVGGVQVLAPQRRGACGVETLNGRMRELLNPGGAQAKGSPLRQGDRVMQTRNDHEAEIMNGELGMLVRVDGDDVQLRMDDGRVVRLPAVRLDTWELAYACTVHKAQGSSVPVAVVPVVGEHRHMLTRNLLYTAVTRAEKACVMVGDKAAVMAALRRVDGATRYTALPARIRAALDAAA
- the dapA gene encoding 4-hydroxy-tetrahydrodipicolinate synthase gives rise to the protein MSGLGRIITAIVTPFDDAYRVDEAAFVRLLHHLADHGSDGFVVAGSTGEGSTLSDEEHLALVDLAVREKPAGTTIIANAGSNDTRHAIHLTEKATELGVDATLAVVGYYNRPNRRGMVQHYRTVAAATDKPIVLYNIPSRTTVNMDNELLAELAQIEHVDAVKQANDADLQLIDGLDVYAGNDDILARVLDMGGAGGICVASHLVGDAMAEMVTATPERRVEIDARFHDLYRVLGVTTNPIPIKAALEMAGHPVGGLRMPLVEADDAERAQVRGVLADLGLLAA
- a CDS encoding pitrilysin family protein → MTVVSEPMASALSVAVGVWVGTGARHERDAEAGRAHLLEHMLFRGTRSYRSEEIDQRFDAMGGDLNAATSRDETAVVARVLEDDLGSAFPMLGEMVAAPLLEDDDLALERRIVLEEIAMIEDDPEELVFELLPQAVFGGHALGRPVIGFPDVVATTDGDALRGFYAGRYRPERIVVAAAGAVDHERLCALAAAAVPADDPAQPADAHDPGAAPATPPAVLFRERETEQVQLAIAGRGPALGDERRYVLRVLDTILGGTPSSRLFRAVREDRGLAYAVSTFDDQHRGGGMAGVYLGTRVENLAEALEIVAAELARVQAELVGDDELDRAKQNARARVLLGLESTQARMHVLGRSVLHDLPLREPHEVAALIDAVTAEDVRTMARELYAPAGLSAAGVGPSEADFRAALAPVAAHLAGA
- a CDS encoding GNAT family N-acetyltransferase, whose product is MAAPTAPARVRVAGIGDLPALLPLVESAYRGDASRAGWTTEADLLDGQRTDVDMLRGHLVQTHGVVLVLGERGAPTGCCHVARRPDGRCRLGLFAVDPARQGGGAGGRLLAAGEAYVRERWAATALEMTVLVQRTELLAWYARKGYAPTGEREPFPYDDERFGRPRRDDLEFVVLRKPLG